The Mixophyes fleayi isolate aMixFle1 chromosome 1, aMixFle1.hap1, whole genome shotgun sequence genome includes a region encoding these proteins:
- the LETM1 gene encoding mitochondrial proton/calcium exchanger protein isoform X2 gives MAALLVRGCIPRPSWTARTPHVWSRGESVKGLSAERACLGCTSLRLVNHRSSHFRSCTAAHPVYISLGDGGNGFSWTNRPERAYFKVHNSSPTWRVLSGSGSLGAQCLSVRGLHSTRPLLDDSVVEKSLKSLKDKNKKLEEGGPVYSPNTEVETVKKSIGQRVMDELKHYYHGFRLLWTDTVIGARMLWRILNGAALSRRERRQFLRICADVFRLVPFLVFIIVPFMEFLLPVALKLFPNMLPSTFETTSKKEERLKKELRVKLELAKFLQDTIEELALRNKAAKGDVTTEFSTFFQKIRNSGERPSNEEIVRFSKLFEDELTLDNLTRPQLVALCKLLELQSIGTNNFLRFQLTMKLRSIKADDKLISDEGVDTLNVKELQAACRARGMRALGVTEERLREQLKQWLELHLTQEIPTSLLLLSRALYLPDTLSPADQLTTTLQTLPESVAKEAQVKVAAVEGGKVDNKTKLEATLQEEEAIKKEKEMDRLAEVAKESLQTAAKVEAQPVPDLETLSDAQTASVSASDQAEILKDTAPVLEGIKGEEITKEEIDILSDACTLLKEQKKLLTKEKEQLSDLKDDVQEYSEDLEEIKKELSKAGQEEVVEESKASKRLTKRVNRMIGQIDKIITELENEDQVLDAHTGSGVTPPVGENLVSINELINIMRHIQNIPEQKLLRLAEALDENRDGKIDLDDVAKVVELIDKEDIDISTSQVAEIMELLQKEDKLVEKEKAKEKAEKEQAAEVQN, from the exons ATGGCTGCCCTGCTGGTGAGAGGCTGTATTCCGCGACCCTCCTGGACGGCCAGGACCCCTCATGTCTGGAGCAGAGGAGAAAGCGTCAAGGGT CTTTCTGCAGAACGTGCCTGTCTTGGTTGTACTTCTCTACGGTTGGTGAATCACAG aaGTTCACATTTTCGAAGTTGCACTGCTGCCCATCCTGTTTACATTTCACTAGGAGACGGGGGTAACGGGTTTTCATGGACTAACAGACCTGAAAGAGCCTATTTTAAAGTCCACAATTCATCGCCAACATGGAGGGTTCTCTCCGGCAGCGGCAGTTTAGGAGCCCAGTGCTTGTCGGTCAGAGGTTTGCACTCTACAAGACCCCTTTTGGACGACTCCGTGGTAGAAAAATCACTGAAATCTTTGAAGGACAAAAATAAAAAGCTTGAAGAGGGAGGTCCTGTTTATAGTCCAAATACAGAGGTGGAGACTGTAAAGAAGTCTATAGGGCAGAGAGTCATGGACGAGTTGAAGCACTATTACCATGGGTTCCGTCTTCTCTGGACCGATACCGTAATAGGAGCAAGAATGCTGTGGCGAATACTCAATGGGGCCGCGTTATCTCGACGGGAAAGGAGACAG TTCCTGAGGATATGCGCTGACGTCTTCCGTCTGGTTCCCTTCCTCGTCTTCATCATTGTCCCGTTCATGGAGTTCCTCCTCCCAGTCGCATTGAAGCTGTTTCCAAATATGCTGCCTTCCACATTTGAGACCACTTCAAAGAAG GAGGAGAGGTTGAAGAAAGAGCTGAGAGTAAAACTTGAGTTGGCCAAGTTCCTGCAGGACACCATTGAGGAGTTGGCGTTAAGGAACAAAGCTGCCAAAGGAGACGTGACAACggagttttctacatttttcCAAAAG ATCCGTAACTCTGGGGAAAGGCCCAGTAATGAGGAGATTGTCCGCTTCTCCAAGCTGTTTGAGGATGAGCTGACCCTGGACAACCTGACCAGACCTCAGCTGGTGGCTCTGTGTAAGCTCCTGGAACTTCAATCAATTGGGACTAATAACTTCCTTCGCTTTCAACTCACGATGAAGCTCAGGTCCATTAAGGCAGATGACAAA CTGATTTCCGATGAAGGAGTGGATACGTTGAATGTAAAAGAACTGCAAGCGGCATGTCGCGCCAGGGGAATGAGGGCGCTTGGCGTCACTGAGGAACGGTTAAGAGAACAACTGAAACAG TGGCTGGAGCTGCACTTGACTCAGGAAATACCCACATCATTACTGCTGTTGTCCAGAGCGTTGTATCTGCCTGACACTCTGTCACCAGCTGATCAGCTCACAACAACCCTACAGACATTACCTGAGAGCGTG GCTAAAGAGGCCCAGGTGAAAGTGGCGGCAGTGGAGGGTGGCAAGGTGGACAATAAAACCAAGCTTGAAGCCACACTCCAGGAGGAGGAAGCGATTAAGAAAGAGAAGGAGATGGACAGGTTGGCTGAGGTTGCCAAGGAAAGCTTACAGACGGCAGCTAAG GTGGAGGCACAGCCAGTGCCTGATCTGGAAACCTTGTCTGATGCGCAGACAGCTTCTGTGAGCGCCTCTGACCAAGCGGAGATACTGAAAGACACTGCACCAGTCTTGGAGGGCATTAAG GGTGAAGAAATAACGAAGGAGGAAATTGACATTCTAAGTGACGCTTGTACTCTGCTGAAAGAGCAGAAGAAATTGCTGACAAAGGAAAAGGAGCAACTGTCTGATCTGAAAGATGATGTTCAGGAGTACAGTGAG GATTTGGAGGAAATAAAGAAGGAGCTATCGAAGGCCGGACAAGAGGAGGTTGTAGAGGAGTCCAAGGCGAGCAAGAGGCTAACAAAGAGGGTGAATCGCATGATTGGTCAGATCGACAAAATCATAACCGAGCTGGAGAACGAGGACCAGGTGTTGGATGCACACACGGGAAGTGGCGTTACGCCACCTGTTGG GGAAAACCTGGTCAGCATCAACGAGCTCATCAACATCATGAGGCATATTCAGAATATCCCAGAGCAAAAGTTGCTAAGACTTGCTGAGGCCTTGGATGAAAACAGGGATGGGAAGATCGATCTAGATGATGTGGCGAAG GTAGTGGAACTGATTGACAAGGAGGACATTGACATCTCCACCAGCCAGGTTGCCGAGATTATGGAACTTCTGCAGAAAGAAGACAAACTGGTCGAGAAGGAGAAAgcaaaggaaaaagcagagaagGAACAAGCGGCTGAAGTGCAGAATTAA
- the LETM1 gene encoding mitochondrial proton/calcium exchanger protein isoform X1, whose product MAALLVRGCIPRPSWTARTPHVWSRGESVKGLSAERACLGCTSLRLVNHRSSHFRSCTAAHPVYISLGDGGNGFSWTNRPERAYFKVHNSSPTWRVLSGSGSLGAQCLSVRGLHSTRPLLDDSVVEKSLKSLKDKNKKLEEGGPVYSPNTEVETVKKSIGQRVMDELKHYYHGFRLLWTDTVIGARMLWRILNGAALSRRERRQFLRICADVFRLVPFLVFIIVPFMEFLLPVALKLFPNMLPSTFETTSKKEERLKKELRVKLELAKFLQDTIEELALRNKAAKGDVTTEFSTFFQKIRNSGERPSNEEIVRFSKLFEDELTLDNLTRPQLVALCKLLELQSIGTNNFLRFQLTMKLRSIKADDKLISDEGVDTLNVKELQAACRARGMRALGVTEERLREQLKQWLELHLTQEIPTSLLLLSRALYLPDTLSPADQLTTTLQTLPESVAKEAQVKVAAVEGGKVDNKTKLEATLQEEEAIKKEKEMDRLAEVAKESLQTAAKVEAQPVPDLETLSDAQTASVSASDQAEILKDTAPVLEGIKGEEITKEEIDILSDACTLLKEQKKLLTKEKEQLSDLKDDVQEYSEDLEEIKKELSKAGQEEVVEESKASKRLTKRVNRMIGQIDKIITELENEDQVLDAHTGSGVTPPVGLYFAFRENLVSINELINIMRHIQNIPEQKLLRLAEALDENRDGKIDLDDVAKVVELIDKEDIDISTSQVAEIMELLQKEDKLVEKEKAKEKAEKEQAAEVQN is encoded by the exons ATGGCTGCCCTGCTGGTGAGAGGCTGTATTCCGCGACCCTCCTGGACGGCCAGGACCCCTCATGTCTGGAGCAGAGGAGAAAGCGTCAAGGGT CTTTCTGCAGAACGTGCCTGTCTTGGTTGTACTTCTCTACGGTTGGTGAATCACAG aaGTTCACATTTTCGAAGTTGCACTGCTGCCCATCCTGTTTACATTTCACTAGGAGACGGGGGTAACGGGTTTTCATGGACTAACAGACCTGAAAGAGCCTATTTTAAAGTCCACAATTCATCGCCAACATGGAGGGTTCTCTCCGGCAGCGGCAGTTTAGGAGCCCAGTGCTTGTCGGTCAGAGGTTTGCACTCTACAAGACCCCTTTTGGACGACTCCGTGGTAGAAAAATCACTGAAATCTTTGAAGGACAAAAATAAAAAGCTTGAAGAGGGAGGTCCTGTTTATAGTCCAAATACAGAGGTGGAGACTGTAAAGAAGTCTATAGGGCAGAGAGTCATGGACGAGTTGAAGCACTATTACCATGGGTTCCGTCTTCTCTGGACCGATACCGTAATAGGAGCAAGAATGCTGTGGCGAATACTCAATGGGGCCGCGTTATCTCGACGGGAAAGGAGACAG TTCCTGAGGATATGCGCTGACGTCTTCCGTCTGGTTCCCTTCCTCGTCTTCATCATTGTCCCGTTCATGGAGTTCCTCCTCCCAGTCGCATTGAAGCTGTTTCCAAATATGCTGCCTTCCACATTTGAGACCACTTCAAAGAAG GAGGAGAGGTTGAAGAAAGAGCTGAGAGTAAAACTTGAGTTGGCCAAGTTCCTGCAGGACACCATTGAGGAGTTGGCGTTAAGGAACAAAGCTGCCAAAGGAGACGTGACAACggagttttctacatttttcCAAAAG ATCCGTAACTCTGGGGAAAGGCCCAGTAATGAGGAGATTGTCCGCTTCTCCAAGCTGTTTGAGGATGAGCTGACCCTGGACAACCTGACCAGACCTCAGCTGGTGGCTCTGTGTAAGCTCCTGGAACTTCAATCAATTGGGACTAATAACTTCCTTCGCTTTCAACTCACGATGAAGCTCAGGTCCATTAAGGCAGATGACAAA CTGATTTCCGATGAAGGAGTGGATACGTTGAATGTAAAAGAACTGCAAGCGGCATGTCGCGCCAGGGGAATGAGGGCGCTTGGCGTCACTGAGGAACGGTTAAGAGAACAACTGAAACAG TGGCTGGAGCTGCACTTGACTCAGGAAATACCCACATCATTACTGCTGTTGTCCAGAGCGTTGTATCTGCCTGACACTCTGTCACCAGCTGATCAGCTCACAACAACCCTACAGACATTACCTGAGAGCGTG GCTAAAGAGGCCCAGGTGAAAGTGGCGGCAGTGGAGGGTGGCAAGGTGGACAATAAAACCAAGCTTGAAGCCACACTCCAGGAGGAGGAAGCGATTAAGAAAGAGAAGGAGATGGACAGGTTGGCTGAGGTTGCCAAGGAAAGCTTACAGACGGCAGCTAAG GTGGAGGCACAGCCAGTGCCTGATCTGGAAACCTTGTCTGATGCGCAGACAGCTTCTGTGAGCGCCTCTGACCAAGCGGAGATACTGAAAGACACTGCACCAGTCTTGGAGGGCATTAAG GGTGAAGAAATAACGAAGGAGGAAATTGACATTCTAAGTGACGCTTGTACTCTGCTGAAAGAGCAGAAGAAATTGCTGACAAAGGAAAAGGAGCAACTGTCTGATCTGAAAGATGATGTTCAGGAGTACAGTGAG GATTTGGAGGAAATAAAGAAGGAGCTATCGAAGGCCGGACAAGAGGAGGTTGTAGAGGAGTCCAAGGCGAGCAAGAGGCTAACAAAGAGGGTGAATCGCATGATTGGTCAGATCGACAAAATCATAACCGAGCTGGAGAACGAGGACCAGGTGTTGGATGCACACACGGGAAGTGGCGTTACGCCACCTGTTGG ATTGTATTTCGCCTTTAGGGAAAACCTGGTCAGCATCAACGAGCTCATCAACATCATGAGGCATATTCAGAATATCCCAGAGCAAAAGTTGCTAAGACTTGCTGAGGCCTTGGATGAAAACAGGGATGGGAAGATCGATCTAGATGATGTGGCGAAG GTAGTGGAACTGATTGACAAGGAGGACATTGACATCTCCACCAGCCAGGTTGCCGAGATTATGGAACTTCTGCAGAAAGAAGACAAACTGGTCGAGAAGGAGAAAgcaaaggaaaaagcagagaagGAACAAGCGGCTGAAGTGCAGAATTAA